The following proteins are co-located in the Acidobacteriota bacterium genome:
- a CDS encoding VOC family protein, whose product MIKQAKNTICLWYDGDAEEAARFYAKTFPDSSVGAVHRAPGDFPSGKKGDVLTVEFTVMGIPCIGLNGGSAFKHNEAFSFQVATDDQAETDRYWNAIVGNGGEESVCGWCKDKWGLSWQISPRVLTEAVAGPDPAAAKRAFEAMMQMKKIDIAAIEAALRG is encoded by the coding sequence ATGATCAAGCAAGCAAAGAACACGATTTGCCTTTGGTACGATGGCGATGCCGAGGAAGCGGCACGCTTTTACGCCAAGACTTTTCCCGATTCATCGGTGGGCGCGGTACACCGCGCACCGGGAGACTTTCCGTCCGGGAAGAAAGGGGATGTCTTGACGGTCGAATTTACCGTGATGGGAATCCCCTGCATCGGGCTGAATGGCGGGTCGGCATTCAAGCACAACGAAGCCTTCTCATTTCAGGTCGCAACCGACGATCAGGCCGAAACCGACCGCTACTGGAACGCCATCGTCGGCAACGGCGGCGAAGAGAGTGTGTGTGGCTGGTGCAAGGACAAATGGGGCTTGTCCTGGCAGATTTCGCCACGGGTTCTGACCGAAGCGGTAGCCGGTCCCGATCCCGCTGCCGCCAAGCGCGCGTTCGAGGCGATGATGCAGATGAAAAAGATCGACATCGCTGCCATCGAGGCGGCGCTGCGTGGTTGA
- a CDS encoding nuclear transport factor 2 family protein, which produces MPAKNPEETCRLFQQAMAAGDLEALMSLYEPEAVFLN; this is translated from the coding sequence ATGCCGGCCAAGAATCCTGAAGAAACCTGTCGCCTGTTTCAACAGGCAATGGCTGCGGGCGATCTCGAGGCGTTGATGAGCCTTTACGAGCCGGAGGCTGTGTTTCTGAATTAG
- a CDS encoding VOC family protein — MLKTNRNPVGWFEIYVQDVERARAFYQNTFQVSLERLESPEVELWAFPMQENQPGCAGALVKMEGKDSGDGGTIIYFTCDDCAVEAKRAMQNGGKIQKEKMSIGQYGFIALVFDTEENMIGLHSMQ, encoded by the coding sequence ATGCTGAAAACGAATCGTAACCCAGTCGGGTGGTTCGAAATCTACGTGCAAGATGTAGAGCGGGCCCGCGCCTTCTACCAGAACACGTTTCAGGTGTCGCTGGAACGGTTGGAGAGTCCTGAGGTCGAGTTGTGGGCCTTTCCGATGCAAGAAAACCAGCCTGGTTGCGCCGGGGCACTGGTGAAGATGGAGGGCAAAGATTCCGGCGATGGCGGAACCATCATTTATTTCACTTGTGACGACTGCGCAGTAGAGGCGAAACGCGCCATGCAGAATGGCGGCAAAATCCAAAAAGAGAAAATGTCTATTGGCCAATACGGCTTCATAGCTCTCGTCTTCGATACGGAAGAAAACATGATTGGGCTTCACTCGATGCAATAA
- a CDS encoding HlyC/CorC family transporter — protein sequence MTSNLFKLIIVFLLVFANGFFVAVEFALVSVRRARIETLAAAGKLGAHSVLWALDHLDAMLSASQFGITLASLALGAVGESTLAHMFEPVLQRVIPASAAVWLAHSIAVALALLVITYLHLVLGEYSPKALGIEKAETISLATAPLMQIFYRSFKPIIWLINVSGVKFLKLFGVHFRPGHHAAYTEEEIRYLVNASHESGHLQREEKDLITNVFDFAELSAREVLIPRREVTAVEDTATFHDVIRVFQNSGYSRLPVYHETFDNIVGILHSKDVMQLLLKKGENKFEMKEAMRPVLFIPDTAKLGDILQQLKRERTHLAIVVDEHSGVEGILTLEDVLEEIVGDIQDEHDEASAEKMREQSDGVFMLDGSLSVRDANRKFNLRLPESDDYTTVAGFLLALAGRMLSANDVIEHEEWRFTVERVIRRRIVRVRMERSEKTAAVAESLLPKIVPTQ from the coding sequence ATGACCTCAAACCTTTTCAAACTCATCATTGTTTTTTTACTGGTCTTCGCCAATGGCTTTTTCGTCGCCGTCGAATTCGCGCTGGTCAGCGTGCGGCGGGCGCGCATCGAGACACTGGCGGCGGCGGGCAAACTGGGCGCGCATTCGGTGTTGTGGGCGCTTGATCATCTGGACGCCATGCTCTCGGCCAGCCAGTTCGGCATCACGCTGGCCAGTCTGGCGCTGGGCGCGGTGGGCGAATCCACGCTGGCGCACATGTTCGAGCCAGTCTTGCAACGTGTGATTCCTGCCAGTGCCGCCGTGTGGCTGGCACACTCGATTGCCGTGGCGCTGGCGTTGCTGGTCATTACCTATCTGCATCTGGTGTTGGGCGAATACTCGCCGAAGGCCTTGGGCATTGAGAAGGCCGAGACCATTTCGCTGGCGACGGCGCCGCTCATGCAGATTTTTTATCGCTCGTTCAAACCCATCATCTGGCTGATCAATGTTTCGGGCGTCAAGTTTTTGAAGCTTTTCGGCGTACACTTCCGCCCCGGCCATCACGCGGCTTATACCGAAGAGGAGATTCGCTATCTGGTCAACGCCAGCCACGAATCGGGCCATTTGCAGCGCGAAGAGAAAGACCTGATTACGAACGTCTTCGATTTTGCCGAACTCTCAGCCCGCGAAGTCCTCATCCCGCGCCGCGAGGTCACGGCGGTGGAAGATACGGCGACCTTCCACGATGTCATTCGCGTGTTTCAAAATTCCGGTTATTCCCGCCTGCCGGTTTATCACGAGACTTTCGACAACATCGTCGGCATTTTGCACAGCAAGGATGTGATGCAGCTGTTGCTGAAGAAGGGTGAGAATAAGTTTGAGATGAAAGAGGCCATGCGGCCGGTGCTTTTCATTCCCGACACTGCCAAGCTAGGCGACATCCTGCAACAACTGAAACGCGAGCGCACCCATCTGGCCATCGTGGTGGATGAACACAGCGGCGTCGAAGGCATTCTGACGCTCGAAGACGTGCTGGAAGAGATCGTCGGCGATATTCAGGATGAACACGACGAAGCCTCGGCGGAAAAGATGCGCGAGCAAAGCGACGGCGTTTTCATGCTGGATGGCAGCCTGTCGGTGCGCGATGCCAATCGCAAATTCAATTTGCGGCTGCCGGAATCGGATGATTACACGACCGTCGCGGGCTTCCTGCTTGCGCTGGCGGGGCGCATGCTTTCGGCCAATGACGTCATCGAACACGAAGAGTGGCGTTTCACCGTCGAACGTGTGATCCGGCGGCGCATCGTGCGCGTGCGCATGGAGCGGAGCGAAAAAACTGCGGCGGTCGCAGAAAGCCTCTTGCCCAAAATTGTCCCGACCCAGTAA
- a CDS encoding protein kinase, whose product MHQTWLTLCNRYLPVAPATSSWRYSRTPGPGDPVQGWKLHLPATVLNAAQVLERIAPVLTERGVQFKAPASLPELQRLNAGLQQGYSQVGKCFTVYPHTPAEALALAETLHQLTVGFSAPSVPFDQRLRAGSNVYYRYGAFRHLNLTAPDGVVLPALLAPDGQLVPDDRSAVSPAWVSNPFPAPDRVMAANDSPLKTTYRVCRALTQRGKGGVYLARDVSVQPARWCVLKEGRKNGEVSWDGRDGHWRIKHETSVLEQLRAAGLAAPCVYGAFELQGNYYLVTEFIAGENLQDMLNRRQRRLPLAQALRYGSELAALLAALHAAGWVWRDCKPANLILTDAGHLRPIDFEGACRLEQPDPVSWCTPAFAPDATQTAHPARSSVADDLYALGAVLHFLLWGRTPADATSGSLPHLHRGIPSAVRAMIEALLQAPPHQRPRAAVAARQLAATCLSLRPTTAAN is encoded by the coding sequence TTGCACCAAACCTGGCTCACACTGTGCAACCGTTATTTGCCTGTCGCGCCCGCCACTTCAAGCTGGCGTTACAGCCGTACTCCCGGGCCGGGCGACCCGGTGCAAGGCTGGAAATTGCACTTACCCGCGACCGTGCTTAATGCCGCGCAAGTCTTGGAGCGCATCGCGCCCGTTCTGACGGAACGCGGCGTACAGTTCAAAGCGCCGGCTTCTTTGCCTGAGTTACAGCGCCTCAATGCGGGGCTGCAACAAGGCTACAGCCAAGTGGGAAAATGCTTCACCGTTTACCCGCACACGCCGGCGGAGGCGTTGGCGCTGGCCGAAACCTTGCACCAATTGACGGTGGGGTTTAGTGCGCCTTCGGTGCCCTTCGATCAGCGGTTGCGAGCGGGTAGCAATGTTTATTACCGCTACGGCGCGTTTCGACACCTGAATCTGACAGCGCCTGACGGAGTTGTGCTGCCAGCCTTGCTTGCGCCGGACGGCCAACTCGTGCCGGACGACCGCAGTGCCGTTAGCCCCGCCTGGGTTTCCAATCCGTTTCCGGCGCCCGACCGGGTTATGGCGGCGAACGACAGTCCGCTCAAGACGACTTATCGCGTTTGCCGCGCGTTGACGCAGCGGGGCAAAGGCGGGGTTTATCTGGCGCGCGATGTGAGTGTGCAACCGGCGCGTTGGTGTGTCTTGAAAGAAGGCCGCAAGAATGGCGAAGTGAGCTGGGACGGACGTGACGGGCATTGGCGCATCAAACACGAAACAAGCGTGCTGGAACAGTTACGGGCCGCCGGGTTAGCCGCGCCCTGCGTCTATGGCGCGTTCGAATTGCAAGGCAACTATTACCTCGTCACCGAATTTATCGCGGGCGAAAATTTGCAGGACATGCTCAATCGCCGTCAGCGGCGGCTGCCGCTGGCGCAGGCATTGCGCTACGGCAGTGAGTTGGCCGCGTTGTTGGCGGCCTTGCACGCCGCCGGCTGGGTCTGGCGCGATTGCAAACCAGCCAACTTGATCTTAACGGACGCCGGGCATTTGCGGCCTATTGATTTCGAAGGCGCCTGCCGATTGGAGCAGCCCGACCCGGTGTCGTGGTGCACGCCAGCCTTTGCGCCAGATGCCACGCAAACCGCCCACCCAGCGCGCTCCAGCGTGGCGGATGACCTGTATGCGCTGGGCGCCGTACTTCATTTTTTGCTGTGGGGCCGCACCCCCGCAGACGCAACTTCCGGTTCCCTCCCACACTTGCACAGAGGCATACCCTCAGCTGTGCGCGCAATGATCGAAGCCCTCCTCCAAGCTCCGCCTCACCAGCGGCCCCGCGCAGCAGTGGCAGCCCGGCAACTGGCTGCCACTTGCCTGAGCCTCAGGCCTACAACTGCGGCAAATTGA
- a CDS encoding protein kinase: METKDWQHVEDLFHAALELAGAERERFLAAACKEEVALRTELESLLRAFEKKLTFLEEPVFNAGLKALSAEASLTGRTIGSYRVERLLGKGGMGEVYLAEDLRLGRPVALKFLARRLAADNWARRQLTKEAQAVARLDHPNICAVHGLEETDGYSFIVMQYVEGDVLSELLRPTAVPAAETGQPALNGDAPGRSKGVDSEQVLSLALQLASALAAAHAHSIIHRDIKPQNMIVSANGHLKVLDFGLAKVVQGQAGARVAEGPSQASRQGLIAGTVAYMSPEQLRAERLDYRSDLFSAGVVLYTLLTGRHPFLQKSEAETIAAILHNAPPPLPRSLNGRARAFAPILGKCLAKDKEHRYQSVNELIIDLQNLQQGTAPIHVPRRFNPLVAVASLVVLMAAGWWTYYRLTALPTLAVLPFVNERDEAQVEPLIAGLPEGLANQLAQLGKLRVRAPATFDKKLGRSPEQALEAGRKLGVAAVLAGQAHAENDSVLLHVQLISTANGARLWDKSYDLKQTGALVLQQLLTTVITANLGIRLSGEDERRLSAVRNEAFNEYWRGRYFWHRRTPENINTAIRYFQHAIALDPAFALAYTGLADSYILLPSVAYGQMPTRESVDKARSEARKALMLDDQLSEAHTSLGVIKLRYDLDWAGADAEFKRAIALKPDDPVAHYWYSHLLHIMGQRAEGLAESETARRLDPLSPAMNLNRCRSQYWLRQFDSAARCFSEMLEQDPDDVNARYILGFVYLAQGRPAPALEIFQKLYRNPNNLRLVVAALGHTYGRLGQVKEATQVLECMQGLAQPYLPPLEFAVVQLGLGNREQTFTWLEQAQAERHGSMAYLTVEPLYDSLRGDPRFVALTQRLNLPQL, from the coding sequence ATGGAAACTAAAGACTGGCAACATGTCGAAGACCTTTTTCACGCGGCCCTGGAATTGGCGGGGGCGGAGCGGGAGCGCTTTCTGGCGGCGGCTTGCAAAGAAGAGGTCGCGTTACGCACCGAGCTTGAATCGTTGCTCAGGGCATTTGAAAAGAAACTGACGTTTTTAGAAGAGCCGGTTTTCAACGCCGGGCTGAAGGCGTTGTCAGCCGAGGCCAGCCTCACGGGCCGGACGATTGGCAGTTACCGGGTCGAACGGCTGTTGGGCAAAGGCGGGATGGGTGAGGTCTATTTGGCCGAAGACTTACGCCTGGGGCGGCCCGTTGCGCTCAAATTTCTGGCGCGCCGCCTGGCTGCCGACAACTGGGCGCGGCGGCAACTCACCAAAGAAGCACAGGCCGTCGCGCGGCTCGATCACCCCAATATCTGCGCCGTGCATGGGTTGGAAGAGACTGACGGCTACAGTTTCATCGTGATGCAATACGTCGAGGGCGACGTGCTCTCAGAATTGTTGCGCCCCACCGCCGTCCCCGCCGCCGAAACGGGCCAGCCTGCCCTGAATGGGGACGCGCCTGGCCGCTCCAAAGGCGTGGACAGTGAGCAAGTGTTGTCGCTGGCGTTGCAATTGGCGAGCGCCTTGGCCGCCGCGCACGCGCACAGCATCATTCACCGCGACATCAAACCGCAAAATATGATCGTGTCGGCCAACGGGCATTTGAAAGTGCTCGATTTCGGCCTTGCCAAAGTCGTGCAGGGCCAAGCGGGTGCGCGCGTTGCCGAGGGGCCGAGCCAGGCTTCGCGCCAGGGGTTGATTGCGGGCACGGTGGCTTATATGTCGCCGGAACAGTTACGCGCCGAACGGCTTGATTACCGCAGCGATCTTTTCAGCGCCGGAGTCGTGCTTTACACCTTGCTGACGGGCCGGCATCCCTTTTTGCAAAAGAGCGAGGCCGAAACGATTGCCGCGATTTTGCACAACGCGCCGCCGCCCTTGCCGCGCAGCCTGAACGGGCGCGCGCGCGCTTTTGCGCCGATCCTTGGCAAATGTCTGGCCAAAGACAAGGAGCACCGGTATCAATCGGTTAACGAACTCATCATTGACCTGCAGAACCTGCAGCAAGGGACAGCCCCCATCCACGTGCCGCGGCGCTTCAACCCGCTGGTCGCCGTGGCGTCGTTGGTGGTGTTGATGGCGGCTGGGTGGTGGACCTATTACCGGTTGACGGCCTTGCCGACACTGGCAGTGTTGCCGTTTGTCAATGAGCGTGACGAGGCGCAGGTAGAGCCTCTCATTGCCGGCTTGCCGGAGGGGCTGGCCAATCAATTGGCCCAGTTAGGCAAGCTGAGGGTTAGGGCGCCTGCCACCTTTGATAAAAAACTGGGGCGCTCGCCGGAGCAAGCCTTGGAGGCCGGGCGCAAACTTGGCGTCGCCGCCGTTTTGGCGGGGCAGGCGCACGCCGAAAACGACTCCGTGCTGTTGCATGTGCAACTCATCAGCACAGCCAATGGCGCGCGGTTGTGGGATAAAAGCTATGACCTGAAACAAACGGGTGCGCTGGTTTTGCAGCAGTTGCTGACCACGGTGATTACCGCCAATTTAGGCATCCGGTTAAGCGGCGAGGACGAACGCCGGCTGAGCGCCGTCCGGAACGAGGCCTTTAACGAGTATTGGCGTGGGCGTTATTTTTGGCATCGCCGTACCCCGGAAAACATCAATACCGCGATTCGCTACTTCCAACACGCGATTGCGCTTGATCCGGCCTTTGCGCTTGCTTACACGGGATTGGCGGATTCCTACATTCTGTTGCCCTCGGTGGCCTATGGCCAGATGCCGACCCGGGAATCGGTGGATAAAGCCCGCTCAGAAGCCCGCAAAGCGCTGATGCTGGATGATCAACTATCCGAAGCGCACACCTCGCTGGGCGTCATCAAGCTAAGATACGACCTGGATTGGGCCGGTGCGGACGCTGAATTCAAACGCGCCATCGCGCTCAAGCCTGACGATCCGGTGGCGCATTATTGGTACTCGCATCTGTTGCACATCATGGGGCAGCGCGCGGAGGGGCTGGCCGAAAGCGAGACCGCCCGGCGGCTGGACCCGCTCTCACCAGCCATGAACTTGAACCGTTGCCGGTCGCAATACTGGCTGCGCCAATTTGACAGCGCCGCCAGGTGCTTTTCGGAAATGCTTGAACAGGACCCGGATGACGTCAATGCCCGGTACATCCTGGGCTTTGTCTATTTGGCGCAAGGACGCCCGGCGCCCGCGCTGGAAATCTTTCAAAAGCTTTATCGCAACCCCAATAACTTACGCCTGGTGGTGGCGGCGCTAGGCCACACCTACGGACGGCTCGGCCAGGTGAAAGAGGCGACTCAGGTGTTGGAGTGTATGCAAGGACTGGCGCAACCCTATCTGCCGCCCTTGGAATTCGCGGTCGTACAGCTTGGCCTGGGCAACCGCGAGCAGACATTTACCTGGCTCGAACAGGCGCAAGCTGAGCGGCATGGTTCCATGGCTTATTTAACCGTTGAGCCGCTCTATGACAGTCTGCGCGGTGACCCGCGTTTTGTCGCGCTGACACAGCGCCTCAATTTGCCGCAGTTGTAG
- a CDS encoding sigma-70 family RNA polymerase sigma factor: MSSEITDLLVAWGNGEAAALETLLPLVERELHQMAHNYMRREKAGHLLQTTALINEAYLRLIDQQRVQWQNRAHFFAIAAQMMRRVLWNYARDQQRDKRGGQAIHVSLVEAEAQAVEFSVDLLALDEALNRLAAQDARKSQVVELRYFGGLSVEETAEVLQVSAITVMRDWNLAKAWLARELGHGN; the protein is encoded by the coding sequence GTGTCGTCAGAGATTACGGATTTGCTGGTCGCTTGGGGTAATGGCGAAGCGGCAGCGCTAGAGACCTTGTTGCCGCTGGTCGAGCGCGAGTTGCATCAGATGGCCCACAACTATATGCGGCGTGAAAAGGCTGGCCATTTGTTACAAACGACCGCGCTGATTAACGAAGCCTATCTGCGGCTGATTGATCAGCAACGCGTGCAGTGGCAAAACCGCGCGCACTTTTTCGCCATCGCGGCGCAAATGATGCGGCGCGTGTTATGGAATTACGCGCGCGACCAGCAACGCGACAAACGCGGCGGCCAGGCTATTCATGTCTCGCTGGTTGAAGCCGAGGCGCAGGCGGTGGAATTTTCGGTGGATCTATTGGCGTTGGATGAAGCGCTGAACCGGTTGGCGGCGCAAGATGCGCGCAAAAGCCAAGTGGTCGAATTGCGTTATTTCGGCGGGCTGAGCGTCGAAGAGACGGCGGAAGTTTTGCAGGTCTCCGCCATCACGGTCATGCGTGATTGGAATCTGGCGAAGGCCTGGCTGGCGCGCGAGTTGGGCCATGGAAACTAA
- a CDS encoding DUF4831 family protein — protein MNKQTFLISSILVLALCGAACVAKNVVVRVPQKDGAKVKSEGVFYALPRTVINVEVPVNKTTKKEGKYNKFAKCLFRTDELEGIIDKSEIAFDLGTPVLTPSSEPDPNEIFLVKIKGHYFEDKKMSFDWTENSVLTKASMDTTNRLVDMVTQTVQTAATLAVKAGITGFEGSQKSDFETKCSEQLKLQKDDQELQDALKAYDQYLIWLAARTRVVTGATSPGIPVGDSLQQMLKEIDGQIKLYKELFFGTATKEVWNAHFAVTPDKNDWDKPFQLFEFTSEKGVCLSPDLQSPCAAQPNDSKVSFLDAGVPKKFQGVQACPCKGEMVALKLQRDDQQLATQISKNAENPDGERGFYYRVPAFSTANILKGTKPILRNKLVIAQFGPTFSLPSSTGGRKTSYDIELYATGALKNFKLGSEGLLTSATVKDLGSAAGTVLDARAQAAQAAAASDFNQVKRMRELLEECQKIKNAQVGLSLPVNLPAYCPQ, from the coding sequence TTGAACAAGCAAACTTTTTTGATCAGCAGCATCCTCGTACTCGCGCTTTGTGGTGCAGCTTGCGTGGCGAAAAACGTCGTGGTTCGTGTGCCCCAAAAGGATGGAGCAAAGGTGAAAAGTGAAGGCGTTTTTTATGCCTTGCCGCGCACGGTCATAAACGTCGAAGTGCCGGTGAATAAAACCACTAAGAAAGAAGGAAAGTACAATAAATTTGCCAAATGTCTTTTTCGCACGGATGAGTTGGAAGGAATAATCGATAAATCAGAGATTGCTTTTGACCTCGGCACTCCGGTTCTCACCCCGTCTAGCGAACCAGATCCAAATGAAATATTTCTTGTCAAAATCAAAGGCCATTATTTTGAGGACAAGAAGATGTCCTTTGACTGGACGGAAAACAGTGTATTAACGAAAGCCAGTATGGACACAACCAATCGTTTGGTTGATATGGTCACACAAACAGTTCAAACCGCAGCCACCTTGGCAGTCAAGGCTGGTATAACCGGGTTTGAAGGCTCGCAGAAATCAGATTTTGAGACCAAGTGTAGCGAGCAACTTAAGTTACAAAAGGATGATCAGGAACTACAGGACGCGCTGAAAGCTTATGACCAGTATCTCATTTGGCTGGCTGCCCGCACGCGAGTCGTCACCGGAGCAACCAGTCCGGGTATTCCAGTAGGCGACTCATTGCAACAGATGCTCAAAGAGATTGACGGCCAAATCAAACTCTATAAAGAATTGTTTTTCGGAACCGCGACGAAAGAGGTTTGGAACGCGCACTTTGCCGTTACTCCTGACAAGAATGACTGGGACAAGCCTTTTCAATTATTTGAGTTTACTTCTGAGAAAGGGGTTTGTCTCTCGCCAGATTTGCAAAGCCCATGCGCTGCTCAGCCAAACGACTCGAAGGTAAGTTTCTTGGATGCGGGAGTGCCCAAGAAATTTCAAGGTGTGCAAGCATGTCCCTGCAAAGGCGAAATGGTGGCGCTCAAGCTACAACGTGATGACCAGCAATTGGCTACTCAAATTAGCAAGAACGCTGAAAATCCAGATGGCGAACGCGGCTTTTACTACCGAGTTCCAGCATTCTCTACCGCCAACATCTTAAAGGGTACGAAGCCAATTCTACGTAACAAATTAGTAATTGCCCAATTCGGCCCTACGTTTTCATTGCCATCATCCACTGGCGGACGTAAGACTTCGTATGACATAGAACTCTATGCCACCGGTGCGCTGAAAAACTTCAAGCTGGGGTCAGAAGGCTTACTCACAAGCGCAACGGTAAAAGACCTTGGGAGTGCCGCCGGAACGGTGTTGGACGCGCGCGCGCAAGCCGCGCAAGCCGCGGCTGCCAGTGATTTCAATCAAGTCAAACGCATGCGCGAATTACTCGAAGAGTGTCAAAAAATCAAAAATGCGCAAGTTGGTCTAAGCTTGCCCGTGAATTTGCCCGCATATTGCCCGCAATAA
- a CDS encoding M36 family metallopeptidase has translation MPKYLDSRDYSYVRQGGGEALRARLENSLPARRGFWVERTNPYTGAAAALHAVSTSSRTGDRASLRITDLELINLALEQLQLLLPALGFAPGESFEFVPDARVKKTAMGWRAINIKQYYRGIPLFEMERVLVFDEAGILQYSVGNNVGDLSPGHETAPSVTVETAASAAAKYLAQPDVYTDSWTSRESAQPAFALGDYEPQILGRITTATQAMVLEPGPFREAIPAQLVFFYQGAAIRLGWQFLISMPRMGEQYRLIIAADSRTPNPDNPELLYCHKTTCEMAAPVKGNVWLQHPEATGQRQLIDFPRPLSDYPITPLPTGLPAGFPFPWIDDTAETSGNNVLSSFAQTGATIRGSVENGFLTFNPSHEESPEQAVLNAFYFCNFMHDFFCLLGFDEEAGNFQRLNFTGQGRRGDELRVAVELGEIDMTAVLETGADGTRTFMTLGLVSASNRHTALDSDIVFHEYTHGVTKRLVGSHGDDHPLEQGQSAGLGEGWSDYFALTAQNFFLNQEKTVIGDWVFDKSGGKRLAKYDDNYPGTFGQIGKPGNYLGVDERGNPTPHPLGEIWCAALMKMNRDLGQVFGNKRHGHLFGWQLVIDGLKLLPASPSFLDARDTILKALKSREQTLSVAMFAQAQQAVRNAFVKFGMGQNASCVGASLVNIVEDRALPPHFD, from the coding sequence ATGCCAAAGTACCTCGATTCCAGAGATTACAGTTATGTCCGTCAAGGAGGTGGGGAAGCATTACGGGCGCGCTTAGAAAACAGCTTGCCAGCAAGGCGTGGCTTTTGGGTTGAGCGTACCAATCCATATACCGGCGCGGCTGCGGCCTTACACGCCGTCAGCACTAGCAGCAGAACTGGCGATCGGGCAAGTTTAAGGATAACAGACCTTGAGTTAATCAATCTGGCGCTTGAGCAATTACAGTTACTGTTGCCAGCGCTTGGATTCGCGCCCGGGGAGTCCTTCGAATTCGTACCTGATGCACGCGTCAAAAAGACTGCTATGGGTTGGCGTGCCATCAATATAAAGCAGTATTACCGTGGCATTCCGCTCTTTGAGATGGAGCGCGTTCTCGTGTTCGATGAGGCTGGAATTCTTCAATACTCAGTGGGCAACAACGTGGGTGACTTGTCACCCGGACATGAGACGGCACCCAGCGTTACTGTAGAAACTGCGGCCAGCGCGGCTGCAAAGTATCTAGCACAACCAGACGTATATACCGATTCCTGGACGAGCCGCGAGAGTGCCCAGCCCGCGTTCGCGCTGGGTGATTACGAGCCCCAGATACTTGGCAGAATAACAACTGCCACACAGGCTATGGTGCTCGAACCCGGCCCATTTCGAGAGGCAATTCCCGCGCAACTTGTTTTCTTTTATCAAGGCGCCGCCATCCGGTTGGGGTGGCAATTCCTCATTAGCATGCCACGCATGGGTGAGCAATACCGGTTAATCATCGCGGCTGATTCACGCACGCCAAACCCAGATAACCCTGAGTTGCTTTATTGCCACAAGACTACTTGTGAAATGGCCGCACCTGTGAAAGGCAATGTCTGGCTCCAGCACCCGGAGGCAACTGGACAACGCCAACTGATTGATTTCCCACGGCCACTTTCGGATTACCCGATTACTCCTTTACCCACTGGCTTGCCTGCTGGTTTCCCGTTCCCGTGGATTGATGATACGGCAGAAACCTCAGGCAACAACGTGCTGTCATCTTTTGCCCAGACAGGCGCGACAATTCGAGGAAGCGTTGAGAACGGCTTCCTTACGTTTAATCCGAGTCATGAAGAGAGCCCAGAGCAAGCGGTGCTCAATGCTTTTTATTTTTGCAACTTCATGCACGACTTCTTCTGCTTACTTGGATTTGATGAGGAGGCAGGTAACTTTCAGCGTCTCAATTTCACAGGACAAGGACGTCGGGGCGATGAGCTGCGCGTGGCGGTAGAGTTAGGAGAAATCGACATGACAGCCGTTTTGGAAACCGGGGCAGATGGCACAAGAACCTTCATGACGCTGGGCCTGGTGTCAGCCAGTAATCGCCACACGGCTTTGGATTCAGACATCGTCTTTCATGAATACACACACGGCGTCACCAAACGGCTCGTTGGTAGCCACGGCGACGATCATCCTTTGGAACAAGGACAAAGCGCTGGCCTGGGTGAAGGTTGGAGCGATTATTTTGCGTTGACTGCACAGAACTTCTTTCTCAATCAGGAAAAAACCGTCATTGGCGATTGGGTATTTGACAAATCAGGCGGCAAGCGCCTGGCAAAGTATGACGATAATTATCCCGGCACCTTCGGCCAGATCGGTAAACCCGGCAATTATCTGGGAGTTGACGAACGTGGTAACCCGACACCACATCCGCTAGGTGAAATCTGGTGCGCGGCGCTGATGAAAATGAACCGCGACCTAGGCCAAGTTTTTGGTAACAAACGGCACGGTCATTTATTCGGCTGGCAACTCGTTATTGACGGATTGAAATTATTACCAGCTAGCCCGAGCTTTTTGGACGCCCGCGACACTATTCTGAAAGCCCTTAAGTCCCGCGAGCAAACGCTATCAGTAGCAATGTTCGCCCAAGCTCAGCAAGCCGTGCGGAATGCTTTTGTAAAATTCGGGATGGGGCAAAACGCCAGTTGCGTTGGGGCGTCATTAGTCAACATTGTCGAGGATCGCGCTTTACCACCGCACTTTGATTAA